One Edaphobacter lichenicola DNA window includes the following coding sequences:
- the pdxH gene encoding pyridoxamine 5'-phosphate oxidase, with amino-acid sequence MSEIDVERAVDPIALFGLWMSDAEAAELNDPNAVALATATREGVPSVRMVLLKRVDELGFCFYTNAESQKGSELAENPRASMCFHWKSLRRQVRVSGSVAELPGEDADEYFHSRSRLSQLGAAASEQSRVLASREALVERVKELEREFPGEIPRPDYWRGYVLWPEKIEFWKDGEGRLHDRFLFTRSGGVCGGVWNKERLFP; translated from the coding sequence ATGAGTGAGATCGATGTGGAACGTGCGGTGGACCCCATTGCGTTATTCGGCTTGTGGATGAGTGATGCAGAGGCTGCCGAGTTGAACGATCCGAATGCGGTGGCGCTGGCTACGGCTACGCGGGAGGGGGTGCCCAGTGTGCGGATGGTGTTGTTGAAACGGGTGGATGAGCTGGGGTTCTGCTTCTACACGAATGCGGAGAGTCAGAAGGGTTCGGAGCTGGCAGAGAATCCGCGGGCGTCGATGTGCTTCCACTGGAAATCGCTGCGGCGCCAGGTGCGTGTCTCGGGATCGGTGGCCGAGCTGCCGGGTGAGGATGCGGACGAGTACTTTCATAGCCGGTCGCGGCTGAGTCAGCTTGGTGCGGCGGCTTCCGAACAGAGTCGCGTGCTGGCTTCGCGGGAGGCGCTGGTGGAGCGGGTGAAGGAGTTAGAGCGGGAGTTTCCGGGGGAGATTCCGCGACCGGATTACTGGCGAGGGTACGTGCTGTGGCCGGAGAAGATTGAGTTCTGGAAGGACGGAGAGGGACGGCTGCACGACCGGTTTCTGTTTACGCGAAGCGGCGGAGTTTGTGGCGGAGTTTGGAATAAGGAACGATTATTTCCTTAG
- the rimM gene encoding ribosome maturation factor RimM (Essential for efficient processing of 16S rRNA), with protein sequence MTQIAPAWIVLAHLLRPQGRKGEVLAELLTDFPERFEEQTRVFLAASGFEGKESEARAAEVVAFWLPVGKNEGRIVLQFAGIETISDAEAVAGLDVIVPREERRVLDDDSVYISELIGCTVYDGAAAVGVVEDVQFATTADGARRLTDAAPLLEITSLAGDEILIPFVKAFLVAVDTEAKRIEMKLPEGLIEVNRSSSDKS encoded by the coding sequence ATGACGCAAATCGCTCCAGCCTGGATTGTGTTGGCACATCTGCTTCGCCCGCAAGGTCGCAAGGGTGAGGTGCTTGCAGAGTTGTTGACCGACTTCCCTGAGCGGTTCGAGGAGCAGACGAGAGTCTTTCTTGCTGCCTCGGGCTTTGAGGGGAAGGAGTCGGAGGCGCGTGCTGCGGAGGTGGTTGCGTTCTGGCTGCCTGTCGGTAAGAACGAGGGACGTATCGTGCTGCAGTTTGCGGGCATCGAGACGATTTCGGATGCTGAGGCGGTCGCAGGATTGGACGTGATCGTCCCGCGAGAGGAACGGCGCGTGCTGGATGACGATTCGGTTTACATCAGTGAATTGATCGGCTGCACGGTGTATGACGGAGCGGCGGCGGTGGGTGTGGTCGAAGATGTTCAGTTTGCTACGACGGCGGATGGGGCGCGCAGGCTTACCGACGCAGCGCCGCTGCTGGAGATCACTTCGCTTGCCGGGGATGAGATTCTTATCCCGTTTGTGAAGGCGTTTTTGGTGGCAGTGGATACAGAGGCGAAACGCATCGAGATGAAGCTGCCTGAAGGTTTGATTGAGGTCAATCGAAGCTCGAGCGACAAGAGCTAG
- a CDS encoding ATP-grasp domain-containing protein, which translates to MKKIGVLFGMENTFPGALVDRINAMEIEGIQAEFVCVGGVQMAAPSGYAVIVDRISHDMPFYRAFLKNAALTGTQIINNPFWWSADDKFFNYALAEKLGVAVPKTVLLPHKKYPPQITERSLRNLQFPLDWDGVFDYVGFPAFLKPHDGGGWRDVFHVHSPQEFFHAYDQTRDLCMTLQAAVNFKEYFRCYVVGQTDVRIMPYDPRRPHEHRYVLDPPEYDKKLLKRVEKDAITLCKALGYDLNTVEFAVEDGIPYAIDFMNPAPDADLHAVGKESFDWIVDKVSKLAVKKAQRPVKSELRWTAFLNPREKSAEKKTIAKKPAGKSAAKKEKS; encoded by the coding sequence GTGAAGAAGATCGGTGTTCTATTCGGAATGGAAAATACCTTTCCCGGAGCCTTGGTTGATCGCATCAACGCGATGGAGATCGAAGGCATTCAGGCCGAGTTCGTCTGCGTAGGCGGCGTGCAAATGGCCGCGCCCTCAGGCTACGCCGTCATCGTCGACCGCATCTCGCACGACATGCCCTTCTACCGTGCCTTCCTCAAAAACGCTGCCCTCACCGGCACGCAGATCATCAACAATCCCTTCTGGTGGTCCGCCGACGACAAGTTCTTCAACTACGCCCTCGCCGAAAAACTAGGCGTAGCCGTCCCCAAAACCGTCCTCCTCCCCCACAAAAAATATCCCCCGCAGATCACCGAGCGTTCCCTCCGCAACCTCCAGTTTCCCCTCGACTGGGACGGTGTCTTCGACTACGTAGGCTTCCCGGCCTTCCTCAAACCTCACGACGGCGGCGGCTGGCGCGACGTCTTCCACGTCCACTCGCCGCAAGAGTTCTTCCACGCCTACGACCAGACTCGCGACCTCTGCATGACCCTTCAGGCCGCCGTCAACTTCAAGGAGTACTTCCGCTGCTATGTCGTAGGCCAAACCGACGTTCGCATCATGCCCTACGATCCGCGCCGCCCGCACGAACACCGCTACGTTCTCGACCCGCCCGAGTACGACAAGAAGCTTCTCAAGCGCGTAGAAAAAGACGCCATCACCCTCTGCAAAGCCCTCGGCTACGATCTCAACACCGTAGAGTTCGCCGTTGAAGACGGCATCCCCTACGCCATCGACTTCATGAATCCCGCGCCCGACGCCGACCTCCACGCCGTCGGCAAAGAGAGCTTCGACTGGATCGTCGACAAAGTATCAAAGCTCGCTGTAAAGAAGGCCCAGAGGCCGGTCAAGTCCGAACTCCGCTGGACAGCGTTCCTGAATCCGAGGGAGAAATCTGCAGAGAAAAAAACGATCGCTAAAAAACCTGCGGGAAAGAGTGCAGCAAAGAAAGAAAAAAGCTGA
- a CDS encoding GNAT family N-acetyltransferase: protein MVEIRAAAGKDAGAIAQVHVASWRTTYAGIVPEAYLASLKEAEREVSWREWLTLDVDVFVAELEGEVVGFVSGGAIREPVEGFDAELFAIYLLREAQRRGIGTALLGRLAGSLKARGFRSMMAWVLEDNSSGGFYSRSGGVRVASKEMDVGGVMLPVVAYGWKDLEAIWKGVGAV, encoded by the coding sequence ATGGTGGAGATTCGAGCGGCGGCGGGTAAAGATGCGGGTGCGATCGCCCAAGTGCATGTGGCGAGCTGGAGGACGACGTACGCGGGGATTGTGCCGGAGGCTTACCTTGCGAGTTTGAAGGAGGCCGAGCGCGAGGTCTCGTGGCGGGAGTGGTTGACGCTCGATGTTGACGTGTTCGTTGCGGAGTTGGAGGGGGAGGTGGTGGGGTTCGTCAGCGGAGGGGCGATACGGGAGCCTGTGGAGGGGTTCGATGCGGAGTTGTTTGCGATCTATCTGCTGCGGGAGGCGCAGAGGCGGGGGATTGGGACGGCTCTTTTGGGGAGGCTGGCTGGGTCGTTGAAGGCTAGAGGGTTCAGGAGCATGATGGCCTGGGTGCTTGAGGACAATTCTTCGGGTGGGTTCTACTCGCGGTCGGGTGGGGTGCGAGTGGCTTCAAAGGAGATGGACGTGGGTGGGGTGATGCTGCCTGTGGTGGCTTATGGGTGGAAAGATCTCGAGGCGATTTGGAAAGGTGTTGGTGCAGTTTAG
- a CDS encoding cupin — translation MTPIDRRQFATGFVAAGLATTKTLASASESPLTATPEQLHLKPNGWMPNSPLPVLLYRNALSSTADLASAMERIFTANGWPPQWRNGVYTFHHYHSTAHEVLGFAAGHADLVLGGEGGESLSVHSGDVLVLPTGTGHCRISASNDFLVIGAYPENEHWDICRTAPSPETLASMRKVRFPHSDPLTGPSGALPKLWI, via the coding sequence ATGACACCAATCGACCGCAGGCAATTCGCGACCGGCTTCGTAGCTGCCGGCCTGGCAACCACCAAAACCTTAGCGTCTGCAAGCGAAAGCCCGCTCACTGCAACGCCTGAACAGCTTCACCTCAAGCCCAACGGCTGGATGCCGAACAGCCCATTGCCCGTTCTGCTCTACCGCAACGCTCTCTCATCAACAGCAGACCTCGCCTCTGCCATGGAACGTATCTTCACCGCCAATGGATGGCCGCCACAGTGGCGCAACGGCGTCTACACCTTCCACCACTACCACTCCACCGCACACGAGGTCCTCGGCTTTGCAGCCGGCCACGCCGACCTCGTCCTTGGCGGCGAAGGCGGCGAATCACTCAGCGTACACTCCGGCGACGTCCTCGTTCTCCCCACCGGTACCGGCCACTGTCGCATCTCGGCCTCCAACGACTTCCTCGTGATCGGCGCCTACCCGGAGAACGAACACTGGGACATCTGCCGCACCGCCCCCAGCCCCGAAACACTCGCAAGCATGCGCAAGGTCCGCTTTCCCCACTCCGACCCACTGACCGGCCCCTCCGGTGCCCTCCCAAAACTCTGGATCTGA
- the trmD gene encoding tRNA (guanosine(37)-N1)-methyltransferase TrmD — MRFDIITIFPDFFAGPFDYGILKRARTTGLVEIATHDLRSFTHDRHRTVDDRPFGGGEGMVLKAQPIYDAVQSLNLSPKGERDRGRETVILLSAQGQPFTQSLAQELSTTERVVILCGRYEGVDERVNELLCDREISIGDYVLSGGELAAAVIVDAVVRLLPGALGNPDSSRFESFGADEVADLPDSADGPPRSTYGSGGLLDYPHYTRPADFMGMTIPEALSGGNHEVIRRWRRRMALKKTLENRPDLLERIEITDEDREILAELRGD, encoded by the coding sequence ATGCGCTTTGACATCATTACGATCTTTCCCGATTTCTTTGCCGGGCCCTTCGACTACGGGATTCTGAAGCGTGCTCGCACGACGGGTCTGGTAGAGATTGCGACGCATGATCTGCGCAGCTTCACGCATGATCGCCATCGAACGGTGGACGACCGGCCGTTTGGTGGGGGCGAAGGGATGGTGCTGAAGGCGCAGCCAATCTATGACGCGGTGCAGTCGTTGAATCTCTCTCCGAAGGGGGAACGGGATCGAGGCAGAGAGACGGTGATTCTGCTGTCGGCGCAGGGGCAGCCGTTCACTCAGTCGCTGGCGCAGGAGCTTTCGACGACGGAGCGGGTGGTTATTCTGTGCGGGAGATATGAGGGCGTGGACGAGCGCGTCAACGAACTGCTCTGCGACCGGGAGATTTCAATTGGCGATTATGTTTTGTCGGGCGGAGAGCTGGCGGCCGCGGTGATCGTCGATGCTGTGGTACGGCTGCTGCCGGGGGCTCTGGGGAATCCTGACTCGTCGCGATTTGAGAGCTTCGGTGCGGATGAGGTTGCGGATCTTCCTGATTCGGCGGATGGGCCTCCGCGGTCTACTTATGGGTCGGGTGGGTTGCTGGACTATCCACACTACACTCGGCCCGCGGATTTTATGGGGATGACGATCCCCGAAGCGCTGTCGGGGGGTAATCATGAGGTGATCCGGCGATGGCGGAGGAGGATGGCGCTGAAGAAGACGCTGGAGAATCGTCCGGATTTGTTGGAGAGGATCGAGATCACAGACGAGGATCGGGAGATTCTGGCGGAGCTTCGCGGTGACTAA
- a CDS encoding esterase family protein: MKREYHKWFSPSLGRDMELLVFGHAGYPAVVFPTSQGRFYEFEDRQMVSTVQDKLEHGHLQLYCVDSVDGESWYNRDVPPRWRIARQVQYGNYIINEVVALIRQLNQYSGIGTIGTSFGGYHAMNMALRHPDVFTGMLSMSGAYDPSHFLRGYYDDDCYFNIPMHYLPNISDSWYLDRYRRNTYVLATGVHDQCWNDNERMAQIFRAKNIPCRLDVWGDNTGHDWPWWQRMLQTYL; encoded by the coding sequence ATGAAACGCGAATACCACAAATGGTTCTCACCCTCCCTCGGGCGCGATATGGAGTTGCTCGTCTTCGGACACGCAGGCTATCCCGCCGTCGTCTTCCCCACCTCCCAAGGCCGTTTCTACGAGTTTGAAGATCGCCAGATGGTCAGCACCGTGCAGGACAAGCTCGAACACGGCCACCTCCAGCTCTACTGCGTCGACTCGGTAGACGGCGAAAGCTGGTACAACCGCGACGTCCCTCCCCGTTGGCGCATTGCCCGCCAGGTGCAGTACGGCAACTACATCATCAACGAGGTCGTCGCCCTCATCCGCCAGCTCAACCAGTACTCCGGCATCGGTACCATCGGCACCAGCTTCGGCGGCTACCACGCCATGAACATGGCCCTCCGCCACCCCGACGTCTTCACCGGCATGCTCTCCATGAGCGGAGCCTACGACCCGTCCCACTTCCTTCGCGGTTACTACGACGACGACTGTTACTTCAACATCCCCATGCACTACCTCCCCAACATCAGTGACTCGTGGTATCTCGACCGTTACCGCCGTAACACCTACGTCCTCGCCACCGGCGTCCACGATCAGTGCTGGAACGACAACGAACGCATGGCGCAAATCTTCCGCGCAAAAAACATCCCCTGCCGCCTCGACGTCTGGGGCGACAACACGGGCCACGACTGGCCCTGGTGGCAGAGAATGCTGCAAACTTATCTCTAA
- a CDS encoding ribonuclease HII codes for MASIPSTRTLRKVTAATAKQRMLKQLVCSDAPEQALRYYGFQRIAGVDEVGRGALFGPVVAAAVILPEGLDELANAGLKDSKQMTREEREALDQQIRGMALAVCVAEVDAETIDRVNIYQATRLAMLAAVQGLAMVPDHLLIDAMRLDHPCRQTKLIYGDALSLSIAAASVIAKVHRDALMRELDAVHPGYGLASHKGYGTPEHRRALAEIGPCALHRRSFAPVRGVDPDAELEEAMSAELLFEDADLDAGLEGAEWA; via the coding sequence ATGGCCTCGATTCCCTCCACTCGCACACTCCGAAAGGTGACGGCAGCCACTGCCAAACAGCGCATGCTGAAGCAGCTGGTGTGCAGCGATGCACCGGAGCAGGCTCTGCGGTATTACGGATTTCAGCGAATCGCCGGTGTCGATGAGGTGGGGCGTGGGGCGCTGTTTGGCCCGGTGGTGGCTGCGGCGGTGATTTTGCCGGAGGGCCTCGACGAGTTGGCGAATGCGGGGCTGAAAGACTCCAAGCAGATGACGCGGGAGGAGCGCGAGGCGCTGGATCAGCAGATACGTGGGATGGCGCTTGCGGTTTGTGTGGCGGAGGTCGATGCGGAGACGATCGATCGGGTGAATATCTACCAGGCTACGCGGCTGGCGATGCTGGCTGCGGTTCAAGGGCTGGCGATGGTTCCCGATCATCTGCTGATCGATGCTATGCGGCTCGATCATCCTTGCCGGCAGACGAAGCTGATCTACGGAGATGCGCTGAGCCTTTCGATTGCTGCGGCTTCGGTGATCGCGAAGGTGCATCGCGATGCGCTGATGCGTGAACTGGACGCGGTGCATCCGGGATATGGGTTGGCTTCGCACAAGGGGTATGGGACACCGGAGCATCGGCGGGCGTTGGCTGAGATTGGGCCTTGTGCTTTACACAGGAGAAGCTTCGCGCCGGTACGGGGGGTTGATCCTGATGCGGAGCTGGAGGAAGCGATGTCAGCAGAACTTCTCTTTGAGGACGCTGATCTGGATGCGGGCCTGGAGGGCGCTGAGTGGGCTTGA
- a CDS encoding PIG-L deacetylase family protein, translated as MGLKLMCVTAHPDDECYAFGGALALAADRGVETYVVCLTDGQAATNRGDAADGEALGSMRREEFRVSCEVLGVTHYELMNYQDAQLEFVDLSRASEELVVRMRRFKPDVVITFGGDGGQNTHPDHMIASMVTTAAFHWSGQPKRYPGAGDPHKVQRLYYVTANFVMRDRQPAMMMPWSVALDIRSVRERKNEAFRRHVSQAPLMEKTKEIFERYGAEEFYALAAATEPQVCRLQTDLFEGLS; from the coding sequence GTGGGCTTGAAGTTGATGTGCGTGACGGCGCATCCTGACGATGAGTGCTACGCCTTTGGTGGGGCGCTGGCGTTGGCGGCGGATCGAGGAGTCGAGACGTACGTGGTTTGCCTGACGGATGGTCAGGCAGCTACGAACCGAGGCGACGCTGCGGATGGAGAGGCGCTGGGGAGTATGCGACGGGAGGAGTTTCGCGTCTCGTGTGAGGTGCTGGGCGTTACGCACTACGAGTTGATGAACTACCAGGACGCGCAGTTGGAGTTTGTCGATCTGTCGCGAGCCTCCGAAGAGCTGGTGGTGAGGATGCGAAGATTCAAGCCGGACGTTGTGATTACCTTCGGCGGCGACGGCGGACAGAACACTCACCCGGACCATATGATCGCTTCTATGGTGACAACCGCGGCGTTTCACTGGTCGGGACAGCCGAAGCGATATCCGGGGGCGGGCGATCCACATAAGGTGCAACGGCTTTACTATGTGACGGCGAACTTTGTGATGCGTGACCGACAACCGGCGATGATGATGCCGTGGAGTGTGGCTCTGGATATTCGGTCCGTGCGAGAGCGGAAGAACGAGGCGTTTCGGAGGCACGTGTCGCAGGCACCGTTGATGGAGAAGACGAAGGAGATCTTCGAGCGATATGGAGCTGAGGAGTTCTATGCACTCGCGGCTGCCACTGAGCCTCAGGTCTGCAGGTTGCAAACGGATCTGTTCGAGGGTCTGAGCTAG
- a CDS encoding KH domain-containing protein: MNQATQFPAGDNPVKNMTDLVAEIARALVDDQDSVSVEAIEDGECTAIRLRVAASDVGKVIGKQGRTARSMRTILSAASMKLKHRFSLDIVEEDHPPAP, encoded by the coding sequence ATGAACCAGGCAACCCAGTTTCCTGCAGGGGACAACCCTGTAAAGAACATGACAGACCTTGTAGCAGAGATAGCGCGTGCCTTGGTAGACGACCAGGACAGTGTCTCGGTTGAGGCCATCGAAGATGGTGAATGTACGGCCATTCGTTTACGGGTCGCTGCCAGCGACGTTGGTAAAGTGATCGGGAAGCAGGGCCGCACAGCGCGTTCCATGCGTACGATTCTCAGCGCAGCCAGCATGAAGCTGAAGCACCGCTTTTCGCTCGACATCGTGGAAGAGGACCATCCCCCTGCACCATAA
- the rpsP gene encoding 30S ribosomal protein S16, producing MIRLARVGARKQPHYRIVVIEKDRARNGRSVEVVGTYNPRTNPATVDLKRDRIDYWTGNGAQLSERVGKLMAQKPAEAVAAA from the coding sequence ATGATTCGTTTGGCGCGTGTTGGAGCGCGTAAGCAGCCACATTACCGCATCGTTGTTATTGAGAAGGACCGCGCCCGGAACGGCCGTTCGGTCGAAGTAGTGGGAACGTACAATCCGCGCACCAACCCTGCAACGGTTGATCTGAAGCGCGACCGCATCGACTACTGGACTGGGAATGGGGCACAGTTGTCGGAGCGTGTGGGGAAGCTGATGGCGCAGAAGCCTGCAGAGGCAGTCGCGGCCGCCTAG
- a CDS encoding DUF1800 domain-containing protein → MRRFLPILLALAVAAPAHPQAKPTPKPAKSKPANPPKSAPLISLTQQERAQQLLSRFTFGPRPGDLEKVIALTPEKWFEQQLNPAAIPDAALDHRLADYTTLNLQPDQALQLFPDHFTIAITAEGKRPYPTDPLLLAMYQVQVYKLNKDIDSKKTNANGQLITPPPTDAEAAAQKKTDQETAARIAGELFALPKNQRMAMLIKLPVPDRIAFTTYVAAGGPLEAQKNLLLADFNPREREIFNGMAANIGAPHYLIDELSQAKILRAILSERQLQEVMSDFWFNHFNIFIGKDSDTWYTTSFERDAIRKHALGKFRDLLLATAQTPAMMIYLDNWLSIGPDSQANGVNPANPNSKKGNHGLNENYGREVMELHTVGVNGGYTQADVTALSAILTGWTVDRPNQGGPFQYDYKKHEPGPKQWLRRTISSEPVLPNASPAATQTGMKEGIEALTILAADPHTAHFISYKLAQRFVADDPPPALVDRMAATYLATDGDIKAILRTLVQSPEFNSRKYFRNKVKTPMEFVASAFRTTATDPVNPGALVNTLKTMGMPLYYALPPTGYYITADQWMNSTALVDRLNFAYSLAGNKFANQKFDSAHVLALGLMSQPASSPAPEMSTTERSNRAKFSEALLTAEIHNGTTNQPPPDAAGQDIALHVLEDTLIGNDVSTQTNQLIHKQITEIPTTNSTDTLNLLTALVMGSPEFQLR, encoded by the coding sequence ATGCGAAGGTTCTTACCGATTCTCCTTGCTCTAGCCGTCGCCGCACCCGCGCACCCCCAAGCCAAACCCACGCCCAAACCCGCAAAGTCCAAGCCGGCCAACCCGCCCAAATCCGCCCCTCTCATCTCCCTCACCCAGCAGGAACGGGCCCAGCAACTCCTCAGCCGCTTCACCTTCGGCCCCCGCCCCGGCGACCTCGAAAAAGTAATCGCCCTCACCCCCGAAAAGTGGTTCGAGCAGCAACTCAACCCCGCCGCCATCCCCGACGCCGCCCTCGACCACCGCCTCGCCGACTACACCACCCTCAACCTCCAGCCCGACCAGGCCCTCCAGCTCTTTCCCGACCACTTCACCATCGCCATCACCGCCGAAGGCAAGCGCCCCTACCCCACCGACCCCCTCCTCCTCGCCATGTACCAGGTACAGGTCTACAAGCTCAACAAAGACATCGACAGCAAAAAGACCAACGCCAACGGCCAACTCATCACGCCCCCACCCACCGACGCCGAAGCCGCCGCCCAGAAGAAAACCGACCAGGAGACCGCCGCCCGCATCGCCGGAGAGCTCTTCGCCCTCCCCAAAAATCAGCGAATGGCGATGCTCATCAAGCTCCCCGTCCCCGACCGCATCGCCTTCACCACCTACGTCGCAGCCGGGGGTCCTCTTGAAGCCCAGAAAAATCTCCTCCTGGCCGATTTCAACCCCCGCGAGCGCGAGATCTTCAACGGCATGGCCGCCAACATCGGCGCGCCCCACTACCTCATCGACGAGCTCTCACAAGCCAAGATCCTCCGAGCCATCCTCAGCGAACGCCAGCTGCAGGAGGTCATGTCCGACTTCTGGTTCAACCACTTCAACATCTTCATCGGCAAAGACTCCGACACCTGGTACACCACCAGCTTCGAGCGCGACGCCATCCGCAAACACGCCCTCGGCAAGTTCCGCGACCTCCTCCTCGCCACCGCCCAAACCCCGGCGATGATGATCTACCTCGACAATTGGTTATCGATAGGCCCCGACTCCCAGGCCAACGGAGTCAACCCCGCCAACCCCAACTCCAAGAAGGGCAACCACGGCCTCAACGAGAACTACGGCAGGGAAGTCATGGAGCTCCACACCGTAGGCGTCAACGGCGGCTACACCCAGGCCGACGTCACTGCACTCTCCGCCATCCTCACCGGCTGGACCGTCGATCGCCCCAACCAGGGTGGCCCCTTCCAATACGACTACAAGAAGCACGAGCCCGGCCCAAAACAGTGGCTGCGCCGCACCATCTCCTCAGAGCCTGTCTTACCCAACGCCTCTCCAGCAGCGACGCAAACCGGCATGAAAGAGGGAATCGAAGCTCTCACCATCCTTGCCGCTGACCCGCACACCGCGCACTTCATCAGTTACAAATTAGCCCAGCGCTTCGTAGCCGACGACCCGCCACCCGCCCTCGTCGATCGCATGGCTGCCACCTACCTCGCCACCGACGGAGACATCAAAGCCATCCTCCGCACCCTCGTCCAATCGCCCGAGTTCAACTCCAGGAAGTACTTCCGCAACAAGGTCAAGACTCCGATGGAGTTCGTCGCCTCCGCCTTCCGCACCACCGCCACCGACCCGGTGAACCCCGGCGCACTGGTCAACACCCTCAAGACGATGGGCATGCCCCTCTACTACGCGCTTCCCCCCACCGGCTACTACATCACCGCCGACCAGTGGATGAACTCCACCGCTCTCGTCGATCGCCTCAACTTCGCCTACTCCCTCGCCGGCAACAAGTTCGCAAATCAAAAGTTCGACTCAGCCCACGTCCTCGCACTCGGCCTCATGTCCCAACCCGCCAGCTCACCCGCTCCCGAGATGTCCACCACAGAGCGCTCCAATCGAGCCAAGTTCTCCGAAGCCCTCCTCACCGCCGAGATCCACAACGGCACCACGAACCAACCCCCACCAGATGCAGCCGGCCAGGATATAGCCCTCCACGTCCTCGAAGACACTCTCATCGGCAACGACGTCTCCACCCAGACCAATCAACTCATCCATAAACAAATAACCGAAATTCCCACCACCAACTCCACCGACACCCTCAATCTGCTGACCGCCCTAGTCATGGGCAGCCCCGAGTTCCAACTCCGCTAA
- a CDS encoding alpha/beta hydrolase — protein sequence MKQSSPSHSIPALTPLEGETALVHLPEAVNLPEEAIREHTPNDLDSNPRYSVSEFHSEILPDDRVVSVYLPPQYLEDEERRFPVFYLHDGQNLFDGRTSYLAERTWKAHTTADELTLNGEIEPVILVGVANTGLRRMAEYTPTRDFKLGGGEGPSYGRLLVEELKPLIDGSYRTLTDAKNTGLGGSSLGGLISLYLGFSCPEVFGKLAVMSPSLWWDQRSILRVVERTEPKPEGRIWLDIGTAEGVRHVRDTEMLERVLLKRGWQTGKDLIYEKVDGAVHDENAWSERFGDVLRFLFPPE from the coding sequence TTGAAACAATCATCGCCATCTCATTCCATTCCTGCGCTTACGCCTCTCGAGGGCGAGACTGCGCTCGTCCATTTGCCCGAAGCCGTCAATTTGCCCGAAGAGGCGATTAGAGAGCATACCCCAAACGACCTGGATTCTAATCCGAGATACAGCGTCAGCGAGTTTCACTCGGAGATTCTGCCGGATGACCGGGTTGTTTCGGTCTATCTGCCGCCGCAGTATCTGGAGGATGAGGAGCGGCGCTTCCCTGTCTTCTACTTGCACGATGGGCAGAATCTGTTCGACGGGAGAACGTCGTATCTTGCAGAGCGAACGTGGAAGGCGCATACGACGGCTGACGAGCTGACCCTGAACGGCGAGATTGAGCCGGTAATCCTGGTCGGCGTGGCGAATACGGGGCTTCGGCGGATGGCAGAGTACACGCCGACGCGCGACTTCAAGCTTGGCGGCGGGGAGGGACCGAGTTACGGGCGGTTGCTGGTTGAGGAGCTGAAGCCGCTGATTGACGGCTCGTACCGCACCTTGACCGATGCAAAGAATACCGGGCTGGGCGGGTCGTCACTGGGCGGATTGATCTCTCTGTATCTGGGGTTTTCGTGCCCGGAGGTGTTCGGCAAGCTGGCGGTGATGTCGCCTTCGCTATGGTGGGATCAGCGCAGCATCCTGCGGGTGGTCGAACGGACGGAGCCGAAGCCTGAAGGGCGTATCTGGCTGGATATCGGGACCGCGGAGGGGGTTCGTCATGTTCGAGACACGGAGATGCTGGAGCGTGTGCTGCTGAAACGGGGCTGGCAGACGGGAAAAGACCTTATTTATGAGAAGGTTGATGGGGCAGTTCATGATGAAAACGCGTGGTCGGAGCGCTTTGGGGATGTATTGCGGTTTCTTTTTCCGCCGGAGTGA
- the rplS gene encoding 50S ribosomal protein L19, with protein sequence MSIHPIMQKLAAKFERTDLPAFAPGDTVRVQVKIREGEKERLQAFEGMVIACRKGAQGSFTVRKMSFGQGVERIFPYNSKVVDKVEKVRSYEVRRSKLFYLRGLRGKAARLREVERAAK encoded by the coding sequence ATGTCCATTCATCCGATTATGCAGAAACTGGCCGCGAAGTTCGAGCGGACCGATTTACCCGCGTTCGCCCCCGGCGACACAGTTCGAGTTCAAGTAAAGATTCGTGAAGGCGAGAAAGAGCGTCTGCAGGCGTTTGAGGGCATGGTGATTGCCTGCCGTAAGGGCGCGCAGGGATCCTTTACCGTTCGCAAGATGAGCTTCGGCCAGGGCGTCGAGCGCATCTTCCCGTACAACTCCAAGGTCGTCGACAAGGTGGAGAAGGTTCGCTCCTACGAGGTTCGCCGCTCGAAGCTGTTCTACCTGCGGGGTCTGCGTGGCAAGGCTGCTCGTCTGCGCGAGGTTGAGCGCGCCGCCAAGTAA